Proteins encoded in a region of the Quercus lobata isolate SW786 chromosome 8, ValleyOak3.0 Primary Assembly, whole genome shotgun sequence genome:
- the LOC115955505 gene encoding disease resistance protein RPM1-like, producing the protein MAEIALSGALALVDRLLRIYPYVTHDIEEVKNLMDTLKGFLKDTDGREDTEGWKDLLKNVRNLAYEAEDVIEEYMFQVPEHFHTHQARKIVHNIAHPVKDFIPGIQLSSSMRGIKAKIKGRINDLETLRILSSNLPSSSTATEIPPEAYPYSSDEPLVGIERRGKELRRLILNNESRDVVISVLGGAGTGKTTLIYDVYQKVKESFECHAWVPVSRSCERMLERIWEALELPIYQGTDRRPCLHTHLQQKRYILVLDGIWSEDEWKCIRKVLPCNNQGSRIIVSTRKRNIASYCATSHDFIYDLNLNPLTWEEASELFLKKAFPNGKCLISCEEWSEKIVKRCEGLPQAIVAIGNILYGKPQTIMEFKKVHDNLEFEPGSLEYIGKFLQSYYHLSPNLKSCFMYFCNFSEDYSVTRGRLIRLWIAEGFIEEKRGQTLEQVADEYLDELVQMSLVQVSRWDCEGRLRSCRVSNLARGFILSKSEKENFVTVLTRPHTNLSQNHRRLSLHICTTNILQGKDFSHVRTFSMFGGDRSFELLVRGVFSNFRLLRVLDLENAVLLVFPQEVVTLNLLRYLSLRNTKIDSLPKSIKKLQNLIVLDLRQTFVLELPIGILEIPKLLYLLVDCRGRNNATVGVEVSQGIGCLKWLQKLSLIKANNKNGSIVEELENLIELRKLGITELKNKDSCDFCASIEKMENLSSLYVESANEFLDLNYVKKSPQMIENLSLGGRLHNIPEWILSLKGLFKLELKWSQLAKSPLEVLWGLPSLKVLHLHDAYSGEVLEFRAGWFLELRILVIEQCWWLKSVVIPGLAMPKLQKLTIENCNSLTMVRIAISTLTHLEKTNVPQHLLEFLD; encoded by the coding sequence ATGGCTGAAATTGCACTTTCAGGAGCACTAGCTCTGGTTGATAGATTGTTACGCATCTATCCCTATGTAACTCATGATATTGAAGAAGTCAAAAACTTGATGGATACCTTGAAAGGCTTCCTTAAGGACACAGATGGAAGAGAAGATACTGAAGGTTGGAAGGATCTACTTAAAAACGTCCGGAATCTAGCATATGAGGCTGAGGATGTAATTGAAGAATACATGTTTCAAGTTCCTGAACACTTCCATACTCATCAGGCCAGGAAAATTGTTCATAATATTGCTCACCCTGTTAAGGACTTTATTCCAGGTATTCAATTGTCCTCTTCAATGAGAGGTATCAAAGCCAAGATCAAAGGCCGAATCAATGACTTAGAGACACTTCGCATTTTGAGCTCTAACTTGCCTTCAAGTTCTACGGCTACAGAGATCCCTCCAGAGGCTTATCCATATTCCTCGGATGAGCCACTTGTGGGCATTGAAAGGCGCGGAAAAGAACTTCGGCGACTTATTCTCAACAATGAATCAAGGGATGTTGTAATTTCAGTATTAGGAGGTGCTGGCACGGGTAAAACCACTCTTATCTATGACGTCTATCAAAAGGTGAAGGAAAGTTTCGAATGCCATGCTTGGGTTCCTGTATCACGCTCTTGTGAGCGCATGTTAGAGAGAATTTGGGAGGCGTTGGAATTACCAATTTACCAAGGAACAGATCGAAGACCGTGTCTACACACTCATTTACAGCAGAAAAGGTACATACTTGTTTTAGATGGTATTTGGAGTGAAGATGAGTGGAAATGCATTAGAAAAGTACTTCCTTGTAATAATCAAGGTAGTAGAATAATCGTTTCTACTCGTAAACGCAACATTGCTTCTTATTGTGCCACCTCTcatgattttatttatgatCTCAATCTAAATCCATTAACATGGGAAGAGGCTTCAGAGCTCTTCCTTAAAAAGGCCTTCCCAAATGGTAAATGCCTTATTTCATGTGAGGAGTGGTctgaaaaaattgtgaaacGATGTGAAGGATTGCCACAAGCAATTGTTGCAATTGGCAATATCTTATACGGTAAGCCACAAACTATTATGGAGTTCAAGAAAGTCCATGACAATCTTGAGTTTGAACCAGGAAGCCTTGAATATATCGGAAAATTCTTGCAGAGTTACTACCATCTATCGCCTAATCTTAAGTCTTGTTTCATGTACTTCTGCAATTTTTCTGAAGATTACTCTGTTACACGCGGAAGACTAATTCGCTTATGGATAGCAGAGGGGTTTATTGAGGAAAAAAGAGGTCAAACTCTGGAGCAAGTGGCGGATGAGTACCTAGACGAGCTAGTTCAAATGAGCTTGGTTCAAGTGAGTAGATGGGATTGTGAAGGACGACTGAGGAGTTGCCGAGTTTCTAATCTTGCAAGAGGTTTCATCCTTTCCAAATctgagaaagaaaattttgttactGTTCTTACAAGGCCACATACAAATTTGAGTCAGAACCACCGGCGCTTGTCTCTCCATATATGCACCACCAATATATTACAAGGGAAGGACTTCTCTCATGTTCGTACCTTCTCTATGTTTGGGGGAGACAGGAGTTTCGAATTACTGGTCAGAGGAGTTTTTAGCAACTTCAGGTTATTGAGAGTTCTAGACTTGGAAAATGCAGTCTTGCTGGTTTTTCCTCAAGAAGTTGTCACTCTCAACCTTCTGAGGTACTTAAGTCTAAGGAACACAAAGATAGATTCACTTCCAAAATCTATTAAGAAGCTTCAGAACCTAATTGTTTTGGACCTCAGACAAACTTTTGTCTTAGAGTTGCCAATTGGGATCCTGGAAATTCCAAAGTTGCTCTATTTATTAGTTGATTGTCGAGGCAGAAATAATGCTACTGTAGGAGTAGAGGTGTCTCAAGGAATTGGGTGTTTGAAATGGTTACAGAAATTGTCACTTATCAAGGCAAATAACAAGAATGGGAGTATTGTTGAAGAGTTGGAGAACTTGATTGAACTGAGGAAACTGGGGATCACAGAGCTCAAGAATAAAGACAGTTGTGATTTTTGTGCATCCATTGAGAAGATGGAAAATCTTTCTTCTTTGTATGTGGAATCAGCAAATGAGTTTCTTGATTTGAATTATGTTAAGAAGTCTCCTCAAATGATTGAAAATCTATCTCTTGGAGGGAGGTTGCACAACATTCCAGAATGGATTCTTTCACTAAAAGGTTTGTTTAAATTAGAACTCAAATGGTCACAGCTAGCGAAAAGCCCCCTTGAGGTTCTTTGGGGTTTGCCTTCTCTAAAGGTGCTCCATCTGCATGATGCTTACAGTGGTGAGGTACTTGAATTTCGAGCAGGATGGTTTTTGGAACTAAGGATATTAGTAATTGAACAATGCTGGTGGTTGAAGTCTGTAGTCATTCCGGGACTAGCAATGCCTAAACTACAAAAGCTGACTATAGAAAACTGTAACAGTCTTACCATGGTGCGCATAGCAATTAGTACTCTCACCCATTTAGAGAAAACGAATGTTCCACAACACCTTTTAGAATTCTTGGACTAA